A genomic stretch from Arachis stenosperma cultivar V10309 chromosome 3, arast.V10309.gnm1.PFL2, whole genome shotgun sequence includes:
- the LOC130966968 gene encoding uncharacterized protein LOC130966968 — MSSAHIIRLCYLFFIGNLAIIIKVFPLSLVVSMALNGDAYGPMFYFPSIFHIQFELKKCGKIQAIVKKSLNRFRDHIVEGQVYRMAYFTVVSNHGSYRATSHEFKLVFLHRTTVVAVDEDVIPKTYFNMLCLFGIDVIGLLTSVGEEKEYAKEGEIVKMIVLELSSKDLTMRCALFGDYVNQVNHFLASGYVEQPVVVIQLAKVKFFRGQVGLQNMMYATQMLFNPDLPEVIEFSMVEQGVNGTQPLFISNEGKVVSLEDDFMRLTRKCTIEELQDNNEESSFIIFGTIQGIVEDGGWWYSACMCGKGIYPQNGAYYYDFCFKHITNVTPRFKIKITVEDHSGEGIFLLFDREASYLLKKSCAYLFTEVQRDASGYLSSLIPRAHWKEVTAEG; from the exons ATGTCTTCTGCACACATAATAAGGTTGTGCTATTTATTCTTCATTGGAAATTTGGCAATCATTATCAAG GTTTTTCCGCTCTCATTAGTTGTCTCTATGGCATTGAATGGAGATGCATATGGACCCATGTTTTATTTTCCCTCCATTTTCCATAttcaatttgaattaaaaaag TGTGGAAAAATTCAAGCTATAGTTAAGAAATCACTCAATAGGTTTAGGGATCATATAGTTGAAGGTCAAGTTTATAGAATGGCATACTTTACTGTTGTGTCAAATCATGGTAGTTATAGAGCAACTTCTCATGAATTCAAATTGGTTTTCCTTCACCGAACCACTGTTGTAGCTGTTGATGAAGATGTTATCCCTAAGACTTATTTCaacat GTTGTGTTTATTTGGAATAGATGTCATTGGCCTTTTAACTTCAGtgggagaagagaaagaatatGCAAAAGAGGGggaaattgtgaaaatgattgTGCTTGAATTAAGTTCAAAAGA TCTTACAATGCGATGTGCATTGTTTGGGGACTATGTTAATCAAGTAAATCATTTCCTTGCCTCTGGCTATGTGGAGCAGCCTGTTGTAGTGATTCAACTTGCTAAAGTCAAGTTCTTTAGGG GTCAAGTAGGCCTTCAAAATATGATGTATGCCACTCAAATGTTATTTAATCCTGATCTTCCTGAAGTTATTGAATTCAG tatggTTGAGCAAGGTGTCAATGGTACCCAGCCACTGTTTATTTCAAATGAGGGTAAAGTTGTCTCCTTGGAAGATGATTTCATGCGTTTAACTAGAAAATGCACTATTGAAGAGCTTCAAGATAACAATGAG GAGAGTTCTTTTATCATTTTTGGTACAATCCAAGGTATTGTTGAGGATGGAGGTTGGTGGTATTCTGCTTGTATGTGTGGAAAGGGTATCTATCCTCAAAATGGTGCATACTACTATGATTTTTGTTTCAAGCACATAACTAATGTGACTCCAAG atttaaaattaaaataacagtTGAAGATCATAGTGGGGAGGGTATTTTCCTTCTCTTTGATCGTGAGGCATCTTATTTGCTTAAGAAATCATGTGCTTATTTGTTTACCGAAGTTCAAAGAGATGCAAGT GGATACTTATCCTCCCTTATTCCAAGGGCTCATTGGAAAGAAGTTACTGCTGAAGGTTGA